The following nucleotide sequence is from Anguilla rostrata isolate EN2019 chromosome 3, ASM1855537v3, whole genome shotgun sequence.
TTGTTGCTGTTACTGCTGCCTTTGGTTGGTTGTGTTTGTTGATATCTGAAGTCTGCTCTGGAAAGGCATCCGCTTTGAGTCGACACCTTCAGGGTTGGATTTCTCACtgcaaaaatattcatttgCTTGAGACACACcctttgcctttttaaaaatcggCGAAGGCCCAAATTATGTACGACAGCATCCAGTGAGCAGCGTGATCACAGCCAGCTCCAGTGGGTCACGCGTGCGTAACggcgccctctggtggtggTTTTGCAGATCAGCATCGTGGAGCTGGAGAAGAGCCACAGGcagcaggagctgctgcagctccGGGCCTACAGTCCCTGCGAGGACTCCCCCCGCCACAGGAGTCCGCCTAGCCTGGACCCCGAGATGCCCAAGCTGGGCCCGGCCGACGCCCTGACCAATGGGCGGAGCCCGGAGGCGGCCGTCAACGGGACCGCCTCCCCCCGCTTCGACAGGGGGGCCGCAAGGGCCGAGCTCCTGCCCCGCTACCTGCCCTCCCCCGACCACGAGCcggccgcccccgcccccgaagCTCGGCACCGGCCGCCGGGCCTCCCCCTGCCGGACTACACCCGCTTCTCGCCCGCCAAGATCGCCCTGCGCCGCCACCTCAACCAGGAGCCCTGCCACGCCTTTCCCCAGGGCCCTGAGTCCGGCgctcagaggtgtgtgtgtgtgtgtgtgtgtgtgcgtgtgtgtgtgtgtgtgtgtgtctgtgtgtgtgtgtgtgtctgtgtgtgtgtgtgtgtgagtgtgggtgcatgtgcgcgtgcgcaggtgtgcgtgtgcgtgcgtgtgtgagtgtgtgtgggtgggtgcgtgtgtgtgtgagtgtggatgcATGTTTGCGTGCgcaggtgtgcgtgcgtgtgtgtgtgtgtgtgtgtgtgagtgtgtgtgcgtgtgtgcgtgcgcaggtgtgcgtgtgcgtgcgtgtgtgagtgtgtgtgggtgggtgcgtgtgtgtgagtgtgtgggtgggtgcgtgtgtgtgtgagtgtggatgcATGTTTGCGTGCGCaggtgtgcgtgagtgtgtgtgtgtgagtgtgtgtgtgagtgtgtgtgtgtgtgtgggtgtgggtgcctgtgtgtttgtgtgtgtacgtgtgtgtgtgtgagtgtgtgtgtctgtgtctgtgagtgtgggtgggtgtgtgtgtgtgtgtgggtgcgtgcgtgtgtgagcctgtgtgcgtgcacaggtgtgagtgagtgtgtgtgtgtctgtgtgtgtgcgtgtgtgagtgtgtgtgactttgGTTGTTACTTTGTGCAGTGCAGTCTCGGGCTGGTCTTATGGGGCTGGTCTTATGTGCTCATTGTTATTCCAGGGGGGATGTTGGAAAAGAGGGGCTCCTCTTGCCCCCTCCCATCACTGCCAGACAGTACAGCGCCTCCCCCACAGCCTCCGAAACGCCTCACAGGACCACGCCCAAACCTGCAGAGCGGGTACGCACCCTTCCGCCCCGCCCTTTCTTCTGGCAAAGCCCCCATCCGGTCCACAGTCGCCCCCAAATTTCCCTCTGCGTGTCTGTGAATGCACTTACTGTAGTTCAGAATACACTGCAGCATCCATGCTTTTACACccttcagtttcattttcagtttttgctcACTAGACAATCTTACGTGTGAAAATTGTCAAGGATAgatgttgattaaatccaggccaGGGgaggaatctttttttttttaataagggcagacaaatttgtttttactcagAAAATACTGTGGTTTTCCCTCAAACCCTGTTGTCAAGGCAATGGTTTGTCAATGTGCGATGACTCaaagagccaatcagaaagaCTTAGTCAGATTTTTAATCACTCATCGATTGGAGCCCTCcgggacaaaaatgaatgaaaaagaacGCGCGTGTACCTGAAATGTGTGTTGCCGTGTCGACCGCAGGTGAGTAGAAGCCCGGCTGGCTCCGTTGGCGAGGGCATCACCAGCCTGCCCGTCAGGATTCCGCTCAGCACCGTGCACCCCTGCAAACTGCCTGTCAGCATCCCCCTCGCCAGTGTGGTGCTGCCCAGCCGAGCCGAGAGACTGGTGCGTCCCTCCTGGCTACCGCTAGCACTTTCCAACTCCTAATATAACACCTACCAGCTACTGCTAGCACCTTCCAACTCCTAATATAACACCTACCAGCTACCGCTAGCACCTTCCAACTCCTAATATAACACCTACCAGCTACCGCTAGCACTTTCCAACTGCTAATATAACACCTACCAGCTACCGCTAGCACTTTCCAACTCCTAATATAACACCTACCAGCTACCGCTAGCACCTTCCAACTCCTAATATAACACCTACCGGCTACCGCTAGCACCTTCCAACTCCTAATATAACACCTACCGGCTACCGCTAGCACCTTCCAACTGCTAATATAACACCTACCGGCTACCGCTAGCACCTTCCAACTGCTAATATAACACCTACTGGCTACCGCTAGCACCTTCCAACTGCTAATATAACACCTACCAGCTACCGCTAGCACCTTCCAACTCCTAATATAACACCTACCGGCTACCGCTAGCACCTTCCAACTCCTAATATAACACCTACCAGCTACCGCTAGCACCTTCCAACTCCTAATATAACACCTACCAGCTACCGCTAGCACCTTCCAACTCCTAATATAACACCTACCAGCTACCGCTAGCCTTCCACCCTAATTAACACCTACCGGCTACCGCTAGCACCTTCCAACTCCTAATATAACACCTACCAGCTACCTAGCACCTTCCAACTGCTAATATAACACCTACCAGCTACCGCTAGCACCTTCCAACTCCTAATATAACACCTACCAGCTACCGCTAGCACCTTCCAACTCCTAATATAACACCTACCAGCTACCGCTAGCACCTTCCAACTCCTAATATAACACCTACCAGCTACCGCTAGCACCTTCCAACTCCTAATATAACACCTACCGGCTACCGCTAGCACCTTCCAACTGCTAATATAATACCTACCAGCTACCGCTAGCACCTTCCAACTCCTAATATAACACCTACCAGCTACAGACTGCTGAGATAACACCTACttaaccttttttgtttttgctttgcagAGGAGCACCCCGAGCCCCGTGTCACATGACAAGCTGAACGGTCACATGAACGGCAGGCAGCCTCACACCCCCACCTCAGGTAAAAAACaaccgacaccccccccccccccccccactgagtGTTTAATATCTCATCAGATAATagtcacattattattattgttattattatttgttgtagTTGTAATGGCAGTTTAAGTGTGATGTTTCATGTGATGACAACGCTCAGTAATCTGTAATAATCTGTAATTGCTTAAATTAAGAGGTTAGTTTGAACTACAGCCTTTTTTTAACCTGTGGTTCTTTGGTAGATGAGCAAGTATAAATATTCCAGTCTGTGTGATtaagtgtgttttattttgggggggtctttgtgtgtctctctgtgctccagggACAGCAATAGTAAACGGTGCTTCACGCTGCGGGACGGTCCTGCTGGAACAGAGTCCCggcccttcctcctcctcctcttcctcgtccccTCGGCCGCACAGCACCCCGCAGACGGGGCTGCGCAGCCCTGCagccgggccggggggggcgctgcagaacgagccccgcccccacccccccgagggCGAGGGCCGTCGCCGCTTCTtcatctcctcttcctcttcctcctcttcctccccctcgaGGGGCTCCCGGCGGCAAGCCGACGCGGACGAGGGAGGCCGCGATCGCCACGGCGACCATCACCGGCGCCACGGCCACagccatcaccaccaccaccgccaccatcGCCACGGTCACCATCGGCACGGTCACCATCGCCACCGACGCCACCGCCACCATTCACAGGAAGGGGGGAAGCACAGGAGGAGGAAGCGCAGGTCGTCCGGGCTCCCCCCCACAGAGGGGGGGTCCTCCAAAAAGAGGGCCGTCCCGGGGCTGGGCGGCcacccctccgcctcccccctcgACATGGGCTCTATGGTGAGTGGCAGAGCCGAGCTGCGCGGGACAGGGTTCGATCGGCTCTCATCCGATTGGCCGTCATTTTCCACCGCGGGGAAAATCTGCCTCTGGCTTCCCCGGTAACACACACAGTCCAGGCGTTGGCTTCCCCGGTAACACACACAGTCCAGGCGTTGGCTTCCCCGGTAACACACACAGTCCAGGCGTTGGCTTCCCCGTACACACACGTCCAGGCGTTGGTTTCCggtacacacacagtccaggCGTTGGCTTCCCCAGTAACACACACAGTCCAGGCGTTGGCTTCCCCGGTAACACACACAGTCCAGGCGTTGGCTTCCCCGGTAACACACACAGTCCAGGCGTTGGCTTCCCCGGTAGCACACACAGTCCAGGCGTGAGTGCTGACGGGTGTTTCAGGGCAGCTCGTCTGTGAAAGCTTGTTACCTCACTGGGTCCGGCATGTGGCTGTAGCGGCTCAGGGGCCAGTGTGGCCTGCTGGTCGTGTACATATCCGCTCTGAGCAGGCAGTTTAGTGAAGTCCCCAACAGACCTGGCTAAAGTCCAGCCTTTCAGAATTCAGAGTACTGACCAAACCTACAATAGAGTAGAATAGAAAGCTGTAGGTGTTAATATGCGTCAATTTAGGTTCTTAATCCTTAGTTTATCTTTCTGAAGTTGTTGCTGTGTTTTAAGAGTGTAGTGGTGTGTGGGGAGGGCTGGGTGCGTAGGCCTGAGGCTGGGTGCGTAGGCCTGAGGCTGCAGGGCGAGGGCTGGGTGCGTAGGCCTGAGGCTGGGTGTTGAGCTGCGTtcctctgcaggtgtgtaaCCAGCGTCTCCGTCGCCCGCAGGTGAGCAACATCAGCCAGCCGCTGGAGATCGAGGCCATCTCGTCCCCGGAGCCCAGCACGCCTGGCGGCCCCCGCGGCCCCCACCACGGGCACGACCTGGACCAGCCACCCGTGCTGAAGCgagagcgccccctggaggTGAACGGGCGTGGGCGCGACTCCTCCCCCGCCAGCTCTGACAGCGCGGGACCCAGGGACCGCCCCCGCACGCGGTACGCCCCGCTCCGTCGTCCTGCCGTCCCGCTGTCCCGCCCCGCTCCGCCATCCCGCCCCGTCCTGTCCCGTCTCGTCCCACcccgtcctgtcctgtcctgtcccgtcCCGCCGTCTTGCCCCGTCCTGTCCCGTCTCGTCCCGTCCtgtcccgccccgtcccgctccGTCCCGCCCCGTCCTGTCCCGTCCCATCCAAGGGCATTTACCTGTCACGTGTTAAAAAACGAAAGTGACAGAAACTGGTGTTCCTGGTGCCGCACCTCCAGTACATGCCAGTACAGTAAAGGCTTAAAGACGGTACGCCTGTAAAACAGTGAGGTGGACACTAACAGTCACGCATGCAGAAACACGCCTGCCGTACGGGTTTCTCCACACGCGTGCCGTACGGGTTTCTCCACACACCTGGCGTAGGAGTTTCTGCACACGCCTGCTGTACGGGTTTCTCCACACGCCTGCCGTACGGGTTTCTCCACACGCGTGCCGTACGGGTTTCTGCACACGCCTGCCGTACGGGTTTCTGCACACGCGTGCCGTACGGGTTTCTCCACACGCGTGCCGTACGGGTTTCTCCACACGCCCGCCGTACGGGTTTCTGCACACGCGCGCCGCACGGGTTTCTGCACACGCGCGCCGTACGGGTTTCTGCACACGCGTGCCGTACGGGTTTCTCCGCACGCCCGCCGTACGGGTTTCTCCGCACGCCCGCCGTACGGGTTTCTCCGCACGCGTGCCGTACGGGTTTCTCCACACGCCCGCCGTACGGGTTTCTGCACACGTCCGCCTTACGGGTTTCTCCGCACGCCCGCCGTACGGGTTTCTCCACACGCGTGCAGCGTTCTTGAGAAAAGCGGTTTTGTGTTTCAGGCCCGAGAGGCTCTTTCCCTCGGACAACAGAGACGGTCtgtcagcagccaatcagaagggtGAGCAACACGGCTGTCACTCAGCCTTTTACCTCTGGGGAGTGTCTGCTTGTGCTCTTCCCCAAATATTAACTCTTCACATGTCTGCAGAATATGCTCTTAATACACTGTGTATTTGAATTTTTGGGGGGAAAGGCGGTTTTCTGTTATAATTGCCCATACAATACTGCATGCATTTCTTATGCTGAACACTGTGTCACTTCTAAAGGCGCTTGGTTGTGGATGTGCCACACGTTCGTAAATCAGAAGTCATCTGTTCACAAAACTCTGAATAGTCTGTCAGGATTGCACAGATGTGCTGTGATCTCTGAATCCGTTCTTCTGTGTCAACGTGTCCGTTCTGTCCGTCTTAGGTGGGGCTTCGCTCGGCAGGAAGTCCAGCGGCCTTATGGGAAATGAAGTCCTGGCTTCGTCCTCGTCGTCTTCTTCCGGCAAGTGGAAGTCCACCTTCTCCCCGATCACGGACCCCAAGCAGCCCCCGCCCGACCTGAGACGGGGGGCGTCGCCCttcggggcggggggcggagaggggggcggagatTCTGACTCTGATGACGGACCGCGGCGGAGACGAGGGGCGGAAAGCGGGGCGGAGTCTCCGTTTGACGCTGCGGGACCCTCCCAGCTGAAACgcagccccctcctcccgccccaGGACCCGGGGGGGCCCGAGCCGCAGAACCCCAGAGGGAGGGCCGGGAATGGCGGTCAGAACCCCTTTGGGGGCGGCGGCGCCCCCGGCAGGAACGCGGAAGCCTCTGCGGCATCGGCCGGGCCCTACCCAGGCGGGCCGCCCCCTCCTGCGGGGGCTTCTGTCCTTCAGCCTCGTTTCGGGGGCCAGGCGGCCGCGCCCGCGCCGGGAGCCCCGCGAATGGTGAACGGGCACACGGCCCACGGCACCGCCCCGACCTCCGGGCCTGCGGGGGGCGCTGCAGGAGGTGAGCTCCGGCCTTTCTGACCCCAGGCGCGCGCTCTGCGTCTGCAGTGCAGTGAGTCTCGGCCCGCCTGCCGCGTTTGGCGCGTCGCTGGGTGCGGCGTTCGGCACGCTGTGTGGCGCGTCGCTGGGGGCGGCGTTCGGCACGCTGTGTGGCACGTCGCTGGGGGCGGCGTTCGGCACGCTGTGTGGCGCGTCGCTGGGGGCGGCGTTCGGCACGCTGTGTGGCGCGTCGCTGGGGGCGGCGTTCGGCACGCTGTGTGGCGCGTCGCTGGGGGCGCCGTTCGGCACGCTGTGTGGCGCGTCGCTGGGGGCGCCGTTCGGCACGCTGTGTGGCGCGTCGCTGGGGGCGCCGTTCGGCACGCTGTGTGGCGCGTTGGCTCCATGTACGGTCGCGCATGCTGCGAACCATAGACGGCCGGGCACTAGGACGGCTCCCTGAGGAATGAGGATGACTAGTGTAGGTAAAACAGGTTGTGCCAGATGTGCGCTTCCCAGCGTGCCTTGCGTCCATAAGACCACACCCCCCCCGGGCCACAGGCTGCGAAGTGCACATCTGGCACAACCTGTTTTACCTGCAGTAGTCGGAGGCTGTTCTGCATTAGGCCTCCAGTTAATTACAGGTGAGAACGGTACAGGAAGTACGATAGTCATAGCCTTTTTTAAGGAGGGAAACCCCCTGCAGTTTTCCCAGTTGCTCTCATTTCTATGAAACCAGTTGCTAATTTCCCTACTCTAGACAACCAATGACATGCAGTTTAATGTTGATACATGTGAGTATTCAGCCAATGAGGAGCTGCTCAGGTTAATTCAGCCAATGAGGAGCTGCTCAGGTTAATTCAGCCAATGAGGAGCTGCTCAGGTTAATCCTGCAGATGTGTTCATgtgcagggttagggttcgggtgCATGGGGGGTCTCTGTAGCTCCTGGGCtgtgcagggttagggttagggtgcatGGGGGGTCTCTGTAGCTCCTGGGCagtgcagggttagggttagggtgcatGGGGGGTCTCTGTAGCTCCTGGCAGTGCAGGGTTAGGTTCGGGTGCATGGGGGTCTCTGTGGCTCCTGGCAGtgcagggttagggtcagggtgcATGGGGGTCTCTGTAGCTCCTGGGCGGTGCAGGTTAGGGTCAGGGTGCATGGGGGTCTCTGTAGCTCCTGGCAGTGCAG
It contains:
- the LOC135251260 gene encoding histone-lysine N-methyltransferase, H3 lysine-79 specific-like isoform X3, which translates into the protein MGERLELKLKSPVGAEPASYPWPLPVYDKHHDAAQEIIETIRWVCEEIPDLKLAMENYVLIDYDTKCFESMQRLCDKYNRAIDSIHQLWKGTTQPMKLKRRPSPGLLRHVLQQVYNHSVTDPDRLNNYEPFSPEVYGETSFDLVTQIIQEMDMVEEDTFVDLGSGVGQVVLQVAAATSCKHYFGVEKAETPARYAESMDREFKRWMKWYGKKHGEYTLERGDFLSEEWKDRIANASVIFVNNFAFGPEVDHQLKERFANMKEGGKIVSSKPFAPLNFRINSRNLSDIGTIMRVVELTPLRGSVSWTGKPVSYYLHTIDRTILENYFSCLKNPKLREEREAARRRQQKENRDSKSSSTAKVLCREGGRLGLLALKDSPAPRRSGLMGKACKLGGGGGGRRGRPRKGVASAAMERQNRKNQRALELLHARTLAAAPPHDAYRSPQRSHYQLTHKPQRGSYGQWLLAPTPPALQHLLESIKAQYLHFMSYMKTPQYCSNLHQVLQQEKRKHSELLCRVRQLYRACQSHKERIKGLFQGKLEELGVRALTVEDLLQARREISTHNQQLKEKSLQLEKDMADLRRHSLAMLKARCEELKLDWGSLCLESLLKEGQALRSQISEKQRHCLELQISIVELEKSHRQQELLQLRAYSPCEDSPRHRSPPSLDPEMPKLGPADALTNGRSPEAAVNGTASPRFDRGAARAELLPRYLPSPDHEPAAPAPEARHRPPGLPLPDYTRFSPAKIALRRHLNQEPCHAFPQGPESGAQRGDVGKEGLLLPPPITARQYSASPTASETPHRTTPKPAERVSRSPAGSVGEGITSLPVRIPLSTVHPCKLPVSIPLASVVLPSRAERLRSTPSPVSHDKLNGHMNGRQPHTPTSGTAIVNGASRCGTVLLEQSPGPSSSSSSSSPRPHSTPQTGLRSPAAGPGGALQNEPRPHPPEGEGRRRFFISSSSSSSSSPSRGSRRQADADEGGRDRHGDHHRRHGHSHHHHHRHHRHGHHRHGHHRHRRHRHHSQEGGKHRRRKRRSSGLPPTEGGSSKKRAVPGLGGHPSASPLDMGSMVSNISQPLEIEAISSPEPSTPGGPRGPHHGHDLDQPPVLKRERPLEVNGRGRDSSPASSDSAGPRDRPRTRPERLFPSDNRDGLSAANQKGGASLGRKSSGLMGNEVLASSSSSSSGKWKSTFSPITDPKQPPPDLRRGASPFGAGGGEGGGDSDSDDGPRRRRGAESGAESPFDAAGPSQLKRSPLLPPQDPGGPEPQNPRGRAGNGGQNPFGGGGAPGRNAEASAASAGPYPGGPPPPAGASVLQPRFGGQAAAPAPGAPRMVNGHTAHGTAPTSGPAGGAAGGN
- the LOC135251260 gene encoding histone-lysine N-methyltransferase, H3 lysine-79 specific-like isoform X4 — encoded protein: MKEGGKIVSSKPFAPLNFRINSRNLSDIGTIMRVVELTPLRGSVSWTGKPVSYYLHTIDRTILENYFSCLKNPKLREEREAARRRQQKENRDSKSSSTAKVLCREGGRLGLLALKDSPAPRRSGLMGKACKLGGGGGGRRGRPRKGVASAAMERQNRKNQRALELLHARTLAAAPPHDAYRSPQRSHYQLTHKPQRGSYGQWLLAPTPPALQHLLESIKAQYLHFMSYMKTPQYCSNLHQVLQQEKRKHSELLCRVRQLYRACQSHKERIKGLFQGKLEELGVRALTVEDLLQARREISTHNQQLKEKSLQLEKDMADLRRHSLAMLKARCEELKLDWGSLCLESLLKEGQALRSQISEKQRHCLELQISIVELEKSHRQQELLQLRAYSPCEDSPRHRSPPSLDPEMPKLGPADALTNGRSPEAAVNGTASPRFDRGAARAELLPRYLPSPDHEPAAPAPEARHRPPGLPLPDYTRFSPAKIALRRHLNQEPCHAFPQGPESGAQRGDVGKEGLLLPPPITARQYSASPTASETPHRTTPKPAERVSRSPAGSVGEGITSLPVRIPLSTVHPCKLPVSIPLASVVLPSRAERLRSTPSPVSHDKLNGHMNGRQPHTPTSGTAIVNGASRCGTVLLEQSPGPSSSSSSSSPRPHSTPQTGLRSPAAGPGGALQNEPRPHPPEGEGRRRFFISSSSSSSSSPSRGSRRQADADEGGRDRHGDHHRRHGHSHHHHHRHHRHGHHRHGHHRHRRHRHHSQEGGKHRRRKRRSSGLPPTEGGSSKKRAVPGLGGHPSASPLDMGSMVSNISQPLEIEAISSPEPSTPGGPRGPHHGHDLDQPPVLKRERPLEVNGRGRDSSPASSDSAGPRDRPRTRPERLFPSDNRDGLSAANQKGGASLGRKSSGLMGNEVLASSSSSSSGKWKSTFSPITDPKQPPPDLRRGASPFGAGGGEGGGDSDSDDGPRRRRGAESGAESPFDAAGPSQLKRSPLLPPQDPGGPEPQNPRGRAGNGGQNPFGGGGAPGRNAEASAASAGPYPGGPPPPAGASVLQPRFGGQAAAPAPGAPRMVNGHTAHGTAPTSGPAGGAAGGFSRHTVTPPTFRQAGIAPPGGAVLRPSPLSFSPPSHPQLQRSEPRPLPPPSPAHQDRAHSVLRCPSPPVLSLPPLPPLLTASPPQPLLSRSDSASPAPLPHQAQRRPSSLSLSSSSSSASAAPGAPPSSTRGSLPPRPPARPAPQATPPLPPFSARGDGWGGSYTSAPQTPSVRPR